A region of the Caldisericia bacterium genome:
AAATAATTTAGGATAATGGATAATACCACGATAACACTTGAAACCCAAATTTTTCAATCTATAAATATAATACTTAACTTGCCATATATGACTCTCTTCAAGTTTCTTTGATTTTTTAACTTCATTCACTATTACTTCATCTCCTATTTTAAGATAATCAAATTTCAAACTTCCTATTCCAATTTCTTTATATCTTTCTCTTTTAAAACTTTCTTCACTTATAATTTTCCCAATAATAACATAATCGGAAAACTCTTCCATCTCAATATGATGTGAAAAAAACCATAATTTCCTTTTGCAAACAATATAATAGGCAACCTGTGTTCCAGTAATTCTCTCTTCTAATAAATCAATCATCTTTTTCCTTTACTTATTCCTGACTAAATAAATCTTTTTAAATCTTCATCTTTTATAGTACTTCCATTATTTATTAAAACTCCTTTATCCTTATCATAAATAACCTTAAGTACATATAAATTGGAAAGATAATTTTTAATTTTACTATCCCACTCATTCTCAATACTTAGTGAAATTTTTTCACACAAAGGTTGAGGATGTAGGAGTTTTTCATTATATGGAATAGAAACAATAAATTTTGATAAAACATTTTTTTTAAACAAACTAAATAAACCTTTCTCATAAATATTATGAAGATTTACAAATTCTTTAATACTTTTATAAAATTTTTCAAGTTTATTTTCCGGTATTCCACTCACATCATAAATTTCTCTAAAAATTCTTTCTGCATCTAATTTTCTATCAGACATATAACCTGCTTCCAGAACCTC
Encoded here:
- the cas4 gene encoding CRISPR-associated protein Cas4 encodes the protein MIDLLEERITGTQVAYYIVCKRKLWFFSHHIEMEEFSDYVIIGKIISEESFKRERYKEIGIGSLKFDYLKIGDEVIVNEVKKSKKLEESHIWQVKYYIYRLKNLGFKCYRGIIHYPKLFKKLEVEFIEEDKIKIEEALKNIKEIINLNIPPELIEKYYCKKCAYFELCYI